From a single Rutidosis leptorrhynchoides isolate AG116_Rl617_1_P2 chromosome 5, CSIRO_AGI_Rlap_v1, whole genome shotgun sequence genomic region:
- the LOC139846754 gene encoding metal-nicotianamine transporter YSL3-like, with protein sequence MMNVEMKENGEVEGDKRDTMELDGDHNSEGGSRRLQPWTQQITIRGVVASAIIGCIYSIIAMKLNLTTGMTPNMNVSAALLAFVFMRTWTKMLQKSGISSVPFTRHENTMIQTCSVACYSIAIGGGYGSYLLGLNKKTYELSGGASSPGTYKEPGVGWMMGYSFLVCFIGLFVLIPLRKVLIVDYKLVFPSGMATAVLINGFHSQGDDMAKKQVKGFSKYFSASFLWGFFQWFFTGKEGECGFVQFPTFGMQAWKNTFYFDFSMTYVGTGMICPHIVNLSLLFGAVISWGIMWPLIGRNKGNWFPTGLPESSMKSLNGYKAFISIALILGDGLYNFVKILYITSVSVHGRFKTKNLNSAIEKVNTEEQKQNEVFLRETIPMSIGGLGYIVFAIVAVIAIPHMFPEVKWYYVIIAYIFAPSLAFCNAYGAGLTDVNMAYNYGKIGLFMMAALSGKDEGVVAGMVGCGLVKSVVSVSCILMHDLKTGQLTLTSPRTMLVSQAIGTAIGCMVSPLSFFLFYKAFDIGNPDGEYKAPYALIYRNLAILGVQGFSALPKHCLDLCYGFFALAVLINVIKDLLPKKIGNWMPLPICMAVPFLVGGYFAIDMCIGSLIVFIWHKVNAVEADSMVPAVASGLICGEGMWSLPASVLALAKITPPICMKFLTS encoded by the exons ATGATGAACGTCGAAATGAAGGAGAATGGTGAAGTTGAAGGAGACAAAAGAGACACAATGGAACTCGATGGTGATCATAATTCGGAGGGTGGTTCAAGGCGGCTGCAACCATGGACGCAACAAATCACGATTCGTGGTGTTGTGGCTAGTGCTATAATAGGGTGTATTTATAGTATTATAGCCATGAAGTTGAATCTTACAACTGGGATGACACCTAATATGAACGTATCGGCTGCACTTCTTGCTTTTGTCTTTATGAGAACATGGACAAAGATGCTACAAAAGTCTGGGATTTCGTCTGTTCCGTTTACTAGACATGAAAATACCATGATTCAGACATGTTCAGTTGCTTGTTACAGTATTGCAATTGGAg GTGGATATGGGTCTTATTTACTTGGATTGAACAAGAAAACTTATGAGCTATCTGGTGGAGCTAGTTCTCCAGGGACTTACAAAGAACCTGGTGTGGGTTGGATGATGGGCTACTCTTTCTTGGTCTGTTTCATAGGGCTTTTCGTATTGATTCCGCTACGAAag GTTCTGATTGTTGATTATAAGTTGGTATTTCCTAGTGGGATGGCGACTGCGGTTCTTATTAACGGGTTTCATAGTCAAGGAGACGATATGGCCAA GAAACAAGTGAAGGGATTTTCGAAATACTTTTCAGCAAGTTTTCTTTGGGGATTTTTTCAGTGGTTCTTTACAGGAAAAGAAGGAGAATGTGGATTTGTCCAGTTTCCTACTTTCGGAATGCAAGCTTGGAAGAACAC GTTTTACTTTGACTTTAGCATGACTTACGTGGGAACCGGGATGATTTGCCCTCACATTGTAAACTTGTCACTGCTGTTTGGAGCCGTGATCTCGTGGGGTATAATGTGGCCGTTGATCGGAAGGAATAAAGGAAACTGGTTTCCTACTGGTTTACCCGAAAGCAGCATGAAAAGCCTCAATGGTTATAAAGCGTTTATTTCTATTGCTTTAATCCTAGGTGACGGGCTATATAACTTCGTTAAGATACTATATATCACATCTGTGAGTGTACACGGACGATTCAAGACCAAAAACCTCAATTCAG CTATCGAGAAGGTTAACACCGAGGAACAGAAACAAAACGAGGTTTTCCTCCGAGAAACAATACCCATGTCGATTGGTGGACTCGGATACATTGTCTTCGCTATCGTTGCAGTAATCGCAATACCGCACATGTTTCCCGAAGTTAAATGGTATTATGTCATCATAGCCTACATTTTTGCTCCGTCTTTAGCTTTTTGTAACGCTTATGGAGCGGGGCTAACTGACGTTAACATGGCGTACAATTATGGTAAAATCGGGCTTTTCATGATGGCGGCGTTATCAGGAAAGGATGAAGGAGTGGTGGCCGGAATGGTCGGTTGCGGGTTGGTTAAGTCGGTTGTATCCGTTTCTTGCATACTAATGCATGACCTAAAAACAGGACAGTTGACTTTGACTTCCCCTAGAACCATGCTTGTTAGTCAAGCAATTGGTACTGCAATAGGTTGTATGGTGTCCCCTTTAAGCTTCTTTTTGTTCTACAAAGCGTTCGATATAGGAAACCCCGATGGAGAATATAAGGCACCATACGCGTTAATTTATAGAAACTTAGCGATTCTTGGAGTACAAGGTTTTTCGGCTTTGCCTAAGCATTGTTTAGACTTGTGTTACGGTTTCTTTGCGTTGGCTGTGTTGATTAACGTGATTAAAGACTTGTTACCTAAAAAAATAGGTAATTGGATGCCACTGCCTATATGTATGGCTGTGCCTTTTTTAGTTGGTGGTTATTTCGCTATTGATATGTGTATCGGAAGTTTGATTGTGTTCATATGGCATAAGGTTAACGCTGTTGAGGCTGATTCTATGGTTCCTGCGGTTGCTTCAGGTTTGATCTGTGGAGAAGGAATGTGGTCCCTACCGGCATCGGTTCTTGCATTAGCGAAAATAACACCCCCTATTTGTATGAAGTTTTTAACTTCTTAG